In Rosa rugosa chromosome 4, drRosRugo1.1, whole genome shotgun sequence, the genomic stretch gggtggccggaggtcgccggaaaccaccatcacagtggcggcaccgccacccatccaaagtcaaaattagacaaaactcccaacatcaaagtccttcaactcaactccaatttcacttttcataactacaccaaagtcagattataagccaaaagagtcgaattttacctcacaacattttcagatcggatgaaccctagtttcaaaagttccaaaattcgatctccacagatcgaaTCATTGCAAGCCGTTTTGAGGACAGCATCTACGtcttctgggctagaaaagccctcaataATCACGAGCtaaggtggccggagctgggagaatgAAGGCCGGCGACTGGAGGTAATTTCAGCTCGGTGGCGCAACTTCCCGGACTTGTAGCAGCCTTCACTGTGCTTCCCGTGCTATATGgcttccacagacgtgtaggAGGGAGTGTGGTGAACAAAACCCACTGAAGAAATCgacctatggtggccggaaggtgaagaaatcggccggcgaaggtGGTGGCTGCGTGGGGGCTCGGGCAGGAAGAGAGAAAACTGAGGGTTCAGGTTTTGGTTTTCCAAATTTTCTGTCCTTCCTTGCaatttccgaaaatagaaatatatttataccaaaatggaaatatcttcaaaaatccataaatattcacacgaactccgattttcgcgttctacatatgcacgagttcgtatcgacgagctctacgactttcatgaaggaagttttccgaaattccatacgtataaaaagtcaatttttgagacgctcctaaatacgtacgatttcgaaataaaatcgttcgaactaattccacaacttctccaagcttcgtactcgctcctactatcgtgaaatcatttctaaaaatccacggaatttaatttggattttccggggtattacataaACAACATCAGAATAGAAAGCCCAAATATTCAACagatgataaaaataaaaaaacagatcAATTCACAATCAAAAGCCTCTTACATGAGATCTATTTCGAAATCACAAAAAACACAGAACGATTCAAGCCACAAATCCAATACCTTGCAACCGATATATTGTCACCGAGATCTTCTCCTTTCCtctcttctttcctctctcttctttcgcTTTTTTCTGATGTTGATGTAAACCACTCAATTCCAGACCCGATCGTGATACCTATCCAACACTAACAAAAGCAAGGACGAAGTCGACTTTTCCACCACCTTGATATTCTCCTCGAACAGTGAGGACAAACACGCCTTTTCCAACTCTAATGAACAGTGTAACAGTAAACTCACCCTTTATATATAGAATAATTGGAATTAAAGCACAATGGTTTGCTATTATGTTAAACAACTGTTACTCATCCTATAATGTTAATCAATGGTACGTTTAGAAGAAGAGACGTAGAAAAGAACATAGGCgtgattcaattttttttcttctaatatatagagagaagttttaaatacacactcctaattacttaatatacactccatacttaatacaccactcatttaatttctcattctaatattttactaaatacacaacccaaagtacctaaaatatccttaatctcaaaaatcatgaaatatccttttatttgactatattaaggctactatttaatatgattagtatattctagtatattaattgatgttttgtaaatgaccatattgattacttgtgttagttattgagaaatccataaagatttattattgttcactttaaatagatgcatataaataggttttgtattatttgagttctcatcaaccaaacaccatgttaatcaagtataaaattatgagttgaacatttaACCAAAATTATATCAGTAGTTTCTTCACAATGGCAGAACTAcaaagttgtcattagaggggccaaacaaattaacaattacaaagttttttcacctgtgatgttttatattagaaaataaatgaatTAATCATAtctcttagaaaaaaaaattaactaaaaaatgggatccgttttaaaaacatttaatttcattgattttgaaattctaaatattatggtttctaacctcatttaattacaatttatataaggaaaaattaaattagatagtttctaactttattcttgtattaaattaggaagccatgtatagaaatttgctgtgtttatctaacaatttatacataaatagtttaatttatgaaaatatgactatttctttttcttctaatgcatagatgtctattttggtcatttaacctacctacaaaatctaatttgaaatataaaataatagggatgtgtattaagtgattaggggtgtgtatttaaaatttctcatataTAGATGTCTATTTCGGTCATCTGACATATATATAAACTTTTATTTGAAATAttaaataatagggatgtgtattaagcaGTTAGGAGTGTGCATTTAAAATTTCTTGTATCCttattatcaaaacataaacaacTCATGCAATATTCAAAAGGTTTTTTTGGATAAATTGGTAATAATAACCTTTAAAATGATCTTTAGAGTATGCTATGTGTAATTAATGCTGGGAAAGTATGAGAGAAAATGACCATGGATTGTGGGAGCATCCACTTTCCtccttatttttccttcatgcTGGAAAATTGTTCATTTCCTTGGGTGTGCCAAATGCAAGAAAGGATAAAGTTTCTTTGCCCAAACTTTCCATTCTacaaaccaaacgaggcctaagagTAAGGAATACGATGGCAACATGCTTTTATGGGGTGGAAACACCGGCTTCAAATTGAGACATTTGCAAATTACAACTAAACTGAGAAATTACTTGATGTGTCACTTGTTTTGCTTCCTAACAAAGTACTCAGTTacctcgtttatttttatttttatcagaaTGAGTCATGTACTCATGTTCATTGCAATTTATTATCACTGATTTTTCAATAATTATATGGTTTTAGAACCTCAGAGAAGTATAAAATTTTCTTTCATATGTTTCCATAGTCGGATCCTAGCCAGGGACGTAGCCACGTGATGGGCTGGTTGGACTACAGCCCAACTCAAAATTCTTCCAATCTTTTACATAGTATAAGTGTGCTTCTTGAATAATACTCTAACTTTAGTTTAGTTGGTAAAGTGACAAGCACTTTTAACTCTTTCTAAAGTGAAGACCTGGGTTCAAGTTAGTCTCCTAAggttgttttctttgttattaGCCTATATCATTACTTTCTTCtctttagttttagtttttttttttgttctctcttccccattttctcctcttttttttcccttcttttgttacaacttttctattaatttttcctattagtatttttttttaaatttcttctcttaaaggcaaattttgttttttttttttccacattttgttctccctttttttttttctttacttacAACATTCTCCATTAGTTTTTCATCTAAAATTTAGTGTCAAAATTTATCGAATTATTAtcgacaaagaaaaaaaaatcttgtaagCAAGCCTTAAATTAGCCCACCCCAAATCTAGATCTTGGCTACGTCCTGTTCCTAGCGCATGTCCTAATGTATACATTTGAAGACGACCAAGGATCGTTGAGGTTAATTGGATACCTCCAATTATGGGCTGGGTGAAGATTAATACAAATGGTGCATGGCAACGTGTTTCGGGAAAAGCAGGTTATGGTGGAGTGTTTAGGGACTATCAGAGCTCTTTTATGGGTGCTTTTGCTTCTAATCTTGAGATTCCTAGTTCCGTCGATGCGGAGATCATGGAGGTTATTCAGGCAATTGAGCTTGCTTGGGTTAGGGAGTGGAAGCACATTTGGCTTGAAGTGGATTCAGCTATGGGACTCAATTTCCTTCATGCACACCATCTTGTTCCGTGGAGGTTCCGTGTTGCTTGGGTTAATTGTTTGCATCGTATCTCGCAAATGCAATTTAAATCTTCTCATGTTTTTAGAGAGGGAAATCAGGTGGTAGATGCGCTTGCTAATGTTGGTTTGTCATCGTCAGGCTTGGTGTGGTGGAATGAGGCTCCTCCTTTTCTTCCGGATCTTTGTTGACGAGACTCACTTGGTCTTCCCAATTTTCGGTTTATTTGAGTTGTAGTTTTCTTGTCGCTTTTAATCTGTTAATCGACTAGAGGTTAGAACCTCTTTAGCTTTTTAGTTTTTTGGCTAGGGGTATGGACAATGTCCTCCGTTCTTTTGTTTGTATCATCCAGCTCTTTTAATAAATCAAGTTGGGAGGCTATGCTCTCTCCAATCATattttagccaaaaaaaaaaaaaaacatttgaagaCGGCCAAAAATCAAACGTGTATAGTGGAAGGTTCTATACACATATTATCATAATCTCAAtttacactttttttttaaataattaaataatggATTAGGCTAATCTCAATTTACACTTGTAAAGACTAAAAGTCCTCAAAAGAAGTCATATCATTCCCATCATCcagaaaatcaaggaaaaaaCATCAAAACTATCACGCGCTTTGCTCACAAATTTCAACCTCTCCTTTTCTTACCCATGTGATCAGACTCTCCAAACACTACATAAAGGTTCCATTCACCTCCCAAATTTGCCAGAGTTCATTACTCCAGTACCTTTAGTCGTAATACCAACATTCATTCTAGCTAGAGTCCAAAACAGAGAAAGATGGCTGAGAAAGACCAGCAGGCCTACGCATCAACAAATGGCTACACCAGATCAAATGATCACGAATCAGCCGGAACCACCTTCCAATCCGAGGAGGAGCTGAAACGCCAGAAGAGAAGGAAGTTGTTTATGTATATTGGTATTTTCATTGTCTTTCAAATCATAGTCATGACCGTATTCGGTCTCACTGTCATGAAAGTTAAGACCCCTAAGCTCCGGTTGGGTAACATCGAAGtccaaaacctcaactttactTCCCAAACATCACCTTCTTTCGACATGACCTTCACAACGCAAATTAGAGTCAAGAACACGAATTTTGGTCCCTACAAATATGATAGTAGCTATGTCACGTTTTTGTACCAGGGGATGCCATTAGTGCAGGTTACAATTCCTAAAGGTAAGGCTGGGTGGCGTTCCACTGAAAAAATTGGAGCCACCGCGATTTTGAATTCCAAGGCATTGCCGAGTGTTTCAAATCTTGGCAGTGATTTAGATTCAGGGGTGTTGAAGCTGAGCAGCCAAGCAAAGATTAGTGGAAAAGTTGAGTTGATGTttgtgatgaagaagaagaaatctgcaGGGATGAATTGCACCATTGAAGTTAATTTGGCAACCAAGGGGGTTCAGGCATTGGAGTGCAAGTGAAGGCAGCTTTTGTGCAAGTGAAGGCAGCTTTTGGTGTgtgtatgtgttttttttttatatgaaaatGAGCTTTTGGTGTTGTTACTCATTAGTTCTCACTATGTTATTTTTTCCCGCATTGTACTTGTAAATAATATATAGAATTATAGGTTATCTTCCCTTTTGAATTAGTTTCTTAGTTCTTACTGTCTCACCTTAATAGTTAAAGTGGTACAAGTCTTCATTTTGTGACGGAATTTTTCATCTCCATGTGAGGTGATGAGATTTAATTAAATAATGAACAGCTGATTCCTAAATTGATTTTGGAGGTTCTATCTTCCTCATGAAGATTGTTTTTTCTcaaaaataaccaaaaaaaaaaaaacttgaagtATCATTAGGACTATGCTTACAACATTGTTAAGAAAAAACTAATAAGAGTTTTAAAGATTTTGACTTTACTTATAGGAAATGATGACTTATTTTTTACCAATCAATGGAAAGAATAACAATGTAGTTGTATTATTCACAAGTGCAGGTAGTATCTTGGAGCAGATAGCAGTCTACTATTCAATAGTTCAATAAATCCACTAATTTTTTAATAACTTAAGTTTTAGGAATAAACGACAGCTATAATATCAAAACTCGAGTTTGAAAAGATAATTTGGGTTCAAAACTTCTATTGATATTATGATTTAACATATCACCAATTTTGGGTACTACACTTATAATGCCCAAGTTTTGAAGTCGAGTGGTGGTTAACAAATTCAGACATAATATATCTATTGAAGTTCAATTTGAAACTAACGATAGTTTGTATGACTAATGAAGTACATAATCCAACTTGcccccgaaaaaaaaaaaaaaaaaactacacttATTCGCCTTTACCGGAAAACAAACTACTCTTCTTCTAGTAACATGCATAAGATCAGATGGTACAACTTATAACGAAGAAAAAATGAGAAAGGATGCTTATCAGGACCGATACCAACTTGGGTAAGCATATTCTGCATGCAAGCCAACAAAAGCCATCACATCTTGGACTTGACTCGTTGTTCACATGCAACCCATGGTTCTTCTGCAACAAGACTGTAAGCCGCCCCCCAACAAAGTCTCCGTCTCTATATCTTCTGGTATAAACCGCTCATACGAGTTAATAAGTATACAAGACAAAAGTAATAATGTGCCTACCTTATCAAAAcccctaataataataataatcaatcTCACAAGTCTCGCCTGGCCTCAAAGGTCCAAATCGGACAACGGATGCCACTGAAGGTTCTATCCATATAATACTGAAAATAATGACGATTCTCCAAAGCTTTCATATCAAAGGTGACGGTTCATGTCATGCCCACCATCTAGAAGTCAAGAAATTCAGGCCATACCAAATTACCAATTACCTCAAGCGCGTTTAACAGAAGCCCTATATCTATTATACTATTATAGTGTTATATGTCATTACATTCCAGGAAGCAAACTAGTGACCCATCACCCATATGGACGAACTGTACGGTCTTCCAAAACCCACTATAAATAAACACAGACACCCCACTACCATCGCCACCAAGCAAACACAACTTTCTTCATTCACAAGAGAGAgattttcagtttcagttttcattttctgagaaaagaaagagctttaaaaaaaaaaaacaaaacaaaaatgtctGAGAAAGCAGGGCACGATGCAGAAACACACCCTTTCCACGCCGATGAAGAGCGCAAGCGCCAGAAGAGGATCAAGATGTACAAATACATCGGTATTTTCATAGTGTTTCAAATCGTAGTGGTGACCGTTTTCGCACTCACGGTCATGAAAGTCAAGACCCCGAAAATCCGACTAGGCAACATCTACGTCCAGTCACTCACAGCCAACGCCGCAACCCCCTCATTCGACATGAACTTCGCAACCCAAATCCGGGTCAGGAACCCCAACTGGGGACCTTACAAGTTCGAGGCCGGCGTAGTCACGTTCATGTACCAAGGTGTCCCCGTTGGACAAGTTTACATCCCCGAGGGCAAAGCTGGGATGAGGTCGACCAAGAAAATTGATGTGATGGTGAGTGTGAGCTCGGCCTCGTTGCCCGGGAACACAATGCTCGGGACTGAGCTGAACAATGGGCTATTGATGCTGACCAGCACGGCCACGGTGACCGGGAAAGTAGAGTTGATGT encodes the following:
- the LOC133744900 gene encoding uncharacterized protein LOC133744900 is translated as MAEKDQQAYASTNGYTRSNDHESAGTTFQSEEELKRQKRRKLFMYIGIFIVFQIIVMTVFGLTVMKVKTPKLRLGNIEVQNLNFTSQTSPSFDMTFTTQIRVKNTNFGPYKYDSSYVTFLYQGMPLVQVTIPKGKAGWRSTEKIGATAILNSKALPSVSNLGSDLDSGVLKLSSQAKISGKVELMFVMKKKKSAGMNCTIEVNLATKGVQALECK
- the LOC133743060 gene encoding uncharacterized protein LOC133743060, with translation MSEKAGHDAETHPFHADEERKRQKRIKMYKYIGIFIVFQIVVVTVFALTVMKVKTPKIRLGNIYVQSLTANAATPSFDMNFATQIRVRNPNWGPYKFEAGVVTFMYQGVPVGQVYIPEGKAGMRSTKKIDVMVSVSSASLPGNTMLGTELNNGLLMLTSTATVTGKVELMLIMKKRKSADMLCSMVFSVATNTVQNLECE